The sequence below is a genomic window from Pirellulales bacterium.
CGTTGGCGATGAAAATCGCGACGGGCGCGAGCGAGCAGCTTTTCGCGCCGGGCCGCCCGGATCGGACGCCAAACCACGACGGCCACAATCCCACCGGCCACCAGCCCTGCCCCCAAAATCCAGTATAACGCATCCATGAAACAACCCGCTCAGCCTCGTCTAGCCGTGCCGAAGAGCGACGGGTTCATTGTAGTGTCGCCGCCTGGAAAATAGCAAGCAATGTGCGCGTCAGTTTTTTGCTCCACTGCTTGTTCGCCGCCACCGGCCCGTCTAAACTGGCGGAAACTATCGTTTTCGCCTCTCGGCCCCGATACCTTTCCTCGAATCCATGCCCATCGAACTGTCATGTCCGGGGTGCAACGCCCGGTTGCGGCTGCCGGACAACGCCGCCGGTCGGCAGGCGCAATGCCCAAAGTGCCAAACGACGTTTTTGGCGGCCGCTTCAGCGACGGCCGGCGATGTGACTTCAGCAGCCGCTTCGGCCGCGTCGTCAACCGACCGCTGGACCGTCAAGTTTTCCGGCGGCCAGAGCTATGGCCCCGTGGCCAAAGCGCAGCTCGACACTTGGGTGAATGAAGGCCGCGTCACCGGCGATTGCCAATTGTCGCGCGAGGGGCAATCCGGTTGGCTCTGGGCGCGAGATGTTTACCCGATGCTGGCATCGGCCAGGGGCGCGGTGACGGAGCCACATGTCGGACAATCGCCGGCTAATCCCGATGAATTCAAAGTTGCCGATCCGACTCCGGCCCAGCCGTATTCAGCGTCGCCAAATCCCGCCAATCCGGCCGCGGGCGCGAACCCCTATTCGTCGCCCACAAGCGCCAATCCTGGTTACTATGGCCAGAGCGGCAACTATTTGAAGCCGCATCGCGGGGGACTGATCCTGACGCTGGGCATTCTCGGCATTGTGCTCTGTCATTTCCTGGGGATTCCGGCATGGATCATGGGGAGTACGGATCTCAAGGAGATCCGCGCTGGGCGAATGGACCCCGCCGGCCAAGGATTGACCCAGGCCGGGAAAATCCTTGGGATCATCGCCTGCGTGCTGATGATGATCAGCGTCGTCTTCATTGCAATCGCGATCCCGCTGGCTGCGGTCAGACACGGACGGTAAACGCGGGTTAGGCGCGATCGATTACTTCAACCATGCCCATTCTCGGCGCCCACCAATCGATCGCCGGCGGATACTATCGTGCCGCCGAAATTGCCCGGCAATGCGGCTGTGATGCTGTTCAGGTGTTTACTAAGAACAATAATCAGTGGCGGGCTAAGGAAATCACGGATGACGACGTGGCCCGGTTTCGGGCTGGGATGGAGGAAGCCAAGCTAGCCCATCCGTTGTCGCACGATTCGTATCTGATCAATCTGGCCGCGCCGGATGAGGAGCTGTGGCGGAAATCGGTCGAGGCTTACATCGTCGAACTTCAGCGCGCCGAGCGGCTAGGAATCCCATACGTCGTCACCCATCCCGGTTCGTACACGTCGTCGAGCGAAGATGCCGGACTAGCGCGGATCGTCCAGGCACTGGACGAAGTGCATCGCCAGACGCGCGGCCTGTGCGTCAAGACGCTCTTGGAAAACACGGCCGGTCAGGGGACCAATCTCGGCTGGCAATTCGAGCAGCTCGCAACGATCCTCGCCGGCGTCAAGGATCCCGACCGCATTGGCGTCTGCATCGACACTTGCCACCTGTTCGCCGCCGGTTATCCGCTGGGGACGCCGAAGGAATACAAGGCGACCTTCAAGCAGCTCGACAATCTCGTGGGCCTCAAGCTCGTGAAGGCGTTTCATTTGAACGACAGCAAACGCGAACTCGGCTCCCGCGTCGATCGGCACGAACACATCGGCAAGGGCCATCTTGGCCTCGACGCGTTCCGCTTGCTGCTCAACGACCCGCGATTTCAGAAAATCCCCATGTATCTGGAAACGCCCAAGGAAGCCGATGGCGAGAATCGCGGCATCGAACTGGATTCGATGAACCTGGCGACGCTTCGCGGGCTCGTCGAATCCCCCGGTTGACGATCGGCATTCAAATTGCTAGCCTATACGGCTTGCCCTCGACGCGGTCGGGGCGGATGTAAGTATTTGTCGTGAGCAAGTTTCCACCCAACGCCGGAGGCTCCGGCAGAGCGGGTCGGCGGTCGGCAGGAGTTGCCCACGGCCAACCGCCGCGGAGCCAGGCCGGTGTGCCACTGTTCACCCCAGGAGTCTCTCTGTGCCCAGTGTCTCAGCGAAAGAATTGATTGAAGCCGGAGTTCATTTTGGCCATCGCGCCAGTCGTTGGAATCCGCGGATGCGGCCGTATATCTTCGGCCGCCGCAATCTAATCCATATCATCGACGTTCGCGAAACGATCCGCGGCTTGCTGCGGGCGAAGAAGTATCTCAAGCAGGTCGCCGCCGGCGGAAGCCTCGTGCTGTTCGTCGGCACGAAGCGGCAGGCCGCCGAAACGATTCAGCGCGAAGCATCGCGGTGCGGAATGCCGTTTGTGAACGACCGCTGGCTCGGCGGAACGCTCACCAACTTCCGCACGATCCGCAGCCGGCTGAGCCGCCTTGAAGAACTCGAGAAATTGATGGCGTCCGAAGATTTCGCCACCTACTCGAAGAAGATGCAATCGGCGCTGAAGCGCGAATTCCGCAAAATGTATCGCAATCTCAACGGCATCCGCACCATGAACCGCGCGCCGGATTGCATGGTGATCATCGACCCAAAAAAGGAAAAGAACTCGGTCAGCGAGGCCCGCAAGATCGGCGTCTCGACCGTGTCATTGATCGACACGGATTGCGATCCGGACCTGATCGATTTGCCGATTCCGGGGAACGACGACAGTATCCGCTCGATCGAGTTGATCGTACAGCAGTTGGCCGACGCGGTGCTCGATGGCAAGGCCGAAGCCGCGACGATGGGGCACGGCAAAGCGGAGGCGTCGGGCGCATCAGCGAAAGATAAAGATGCCGCTTCGCAGGCGAACGGCGCCCCGGTCGAAGTTGCTCAAACGGCGACAGCCTGAGATTCGGTGGGATCGATGCGGGTGCCGTGCCCACGCGAGCGCCGATGGATGAAATGGCACCAAATCGCTCTGTCGCTTGCATGGGCATGTCAGGCACGTCGGCGAGCGCGAGCATGTCCACGTCGACCTGGTGGCGCCCAGCCGCGTTAATCAATTAACAACCGAGGCGTGAACGCCCGGGCTAAATAAAGGGAGATTGTAAATGCCAGAAATCAGTGCCGCGGCCGTCAAAGGGCTGCGCGAGCGGACCGGGCTGCCGATGATGGAATGCAAGCGGGCCTTGCAAGAGACCGGGGGCGATGAAGCCGCCGCCGTCGATTGGCTTCGCAAGCAGGGAATCAAAACTCAGGAAACTCGCTTGGGCCGAGATACGTCCGCCGGGCGAATCGCGGTGTTCGCCGACGTCGCCCAGGACACCGGGGCAATGATCGAATTGTTCTGCGAAAGCGCCCCGGTGTCGAACAGCCCGGATTTTCGCCAACTCGCCATGGATCTTGCCAAGCAATTGGCCACCGGTCCCGGAGCGGCGACGGCAGAGGAATTGCTTGCCCAGCCCTCGCCGTCCAAGCCGGGAATAACTCTCGCACAACAGAAGGACGAGTTGTTCAATCGCATGCGCGAAGTCGTCAAAGTTGGGCGAATCGAGCGCTTCAAAGCGCCCTCGGGCGGATATGCGCACCACGACGGCTCGATCGGCGCGCTCGTCGAAGTGAGCGGCGGCGAGAACGATACGGCCAAGGACGTGGCCATGCACGTGGCCGCTCAAAAACCCAAAGTCGTCGCCAAGGAACATCTCGATCCGGCCGAGATCGACAAGGAGCGCGATATTCTTTCGGTCGCCGCCCGCAAGGAAGGCAAGCCCGAGAACATCATCGCCAAGATGGTCGAGGGGCGGTTGCGCAATTTCTTCGGCGAGAAGGTGCTGCTCGAACAGCCGTTCGTCAAAGACGACAAGCAGACCGTCGGCCAGATGGCCAAGAAATCGGGAATGGAGATCAAGCGATTCGTCCGCTGGGAGTTGGGCAAGGAATGAACGGTCGCTCCGAATTTGATGCCGGATGATGAAGGGCCGTAGGGTGCGTCAAGTCCGCGCTGACGCACCGGAACCACCGATGCCCGGTGCGTCAGCGCGGACTCGACGCACCCTACTCTGACCGCCGTATGTCCGCTGACGACTCGTTGCCGCCCCGTTACCGCCGCGTCGTGCTCAAGCTCTCCGGCGAGAGCTTTTGCCATGCGGGCGAGCGCGGGATCAGCATGGACGAGGTCGTGCATCTCGCCCGCCAGACCGTTCAGGCCGCCAAGCGCGGCGTGCAGATCGCGATCGTCATGGGGGGCGGCAATATCCTCCGCGGCGCGCAATTCACCGCCGGAAATGCCAGCATTCAGGAGGCCACGGCCCATTACATGGGGATGCTGGCCACCGTGATCAATGGGCTGGCGCTGCAAGACGCGCTGGAATCGCTCGGCTGCGAGACGCGATTGTTGACGGCGATCCGCATGGACGGCGTGGCCGAGCCGTATATTCGCCGCCGAGCACGACGGCATCTCGAGAAAGGGCGAATCGTGCTCTTGGCCGCCGGCACCGGCAGCCCGTTTGTGACCACCGACACGGCTGCCGCTCAACGGGCTCTCGAACTCGAGGCCGACATTCTCCTCAAAGCCACGCGGGTCGACGGCGTATTCTCCGACGATCCGGAGAAGAATCCGCACGCCATCCTTTATCGGGAACTCACCTATCAAGCGGTCCGCGAGCAGAACCTCCGCGTGATGGACCCCACCGCCATCGCCCAGTGCATGGAGCACAACATGCCGATCCTCGTGTTCAATTTCAAGAAGGAAAGGAACATCGAGCGAGCGGTGAACGGCGAGCGGGTAGGGACGATCATCGGGGCCCGGGACTAGGGGCTCGGGGTTCGGGACGAGCAAGCGTCGGCCGCGCGACGGAGCCATCTCGTCGACCGCGACTTGCATCGTTTCCTCTTCCCCGCTCGCCTTGCGGGCGGCATAATTTCCCTAGCCCCCAGTCCCTAGTCCCCAGCCCCCTTTCTCCCATGCCTGCTGACGAAATCCTGCTGGACGCCGAAGAGCGGATGGAAAAGGCCGTCGACGTCTTCAAACATTCGCTGGCCGGGATTCGCACCGGCCGGGCGAATCCCGGCCTGGTCGATTCGCTCCGCGTCGAAGTCTATGGCGCGGCGACGCCAATCAAGTCGGTCGCGCAGGTCGGCGCCCCGGAACCGACGCAGATCGTGATCCGCCCTTTCGATCCCGCGACGATCAAGGACATCGAGAAGGCGATTCGCTCGAGTGATTTGGGCCTAAATCCGCAAAACGACGGCCGTGTGATCCGGATCAACATCCCGCCTCTTTCTACCGACGTGCGGCGGAAGCTGGTCGCCCGAATTAAGGATTTAGGGGAAGAAGCGAAAGTCTCGATCCGCAATGTCCGCCGCGACGGCAACAAGCTGGCCGATCAGGAACAGAAAGACAAAGTGCTAACCGAAGACGACCGCGACGCGCTCAAGGATGAAATCCAAGAGCTGACGAAGAAGTATGAGGCCAAAGTGGCCGATCTGGCGAAGGCCAAAGAATCGGAAGTGATGGAAAACTAAAGTTAAGTACAAAGTGCGAATTACAAAGGACGAAATAGTTTCGTATTTCATACTTCGCACTTTGTACTTTTTGTCCATCTTCTCTTGACGCTCTGGGTGGCGGCTTCTATATTTCCCGCCCCGTTAGCCAGCGGATTGGATTTCGTTGGCGCTGACCCGATCTTGCCTGCGGTTTAGGGAGAAACCGAGATGGTACGCAAGGATGCTGCTGGAAGCGCTTCGCGCTGGGGCCGCTGGAAGAGCCGATTGAGCGTCGCCGCCGGAGCGATGGCGGTGATCGTCGCCTGCATTGCGATTCGCGCGATTCGCGGGCCGCAAATCGCCAACGCCAAGGATCCCGCGGCCGGACGGAGCACCGGCGCCGTGCAACAAGCGAGCGCGACCACGCAGGCCGCCCCGCAGAAGCCACAAGTCGTGGCCGTGGTCAACGGCGAGGACGTCGGCCGCCAGGAATTGGCCCAGGAGTGCCTCGTTCATTATGGCAAGGAAGTCCTCGAAGCGATGGTCAATAAGTACCTGATCGTTCAGTTCTGCCAGCAGCAGAATGTGACGGTCAATAAACAGGAGGTCAATGACGAGATCGACCGCATGGCCCGCAAGTTCAGCCTGACCGTCGATCAATGGCTGAAGATGCTGCAACAAGAGCGCGGCATCACCGCGGACCAGTATGCCAACGACATCGTCTGGCCGACGCTCGCTCTGAAGAAGCTTGCGGCCGATCGCTTGAAGCCGACCCAGCAGGAATTGCAGGATGCTTTCGACATGCAATACGGCGAGGCAGTCAAGGCCCGGATCATCATCACAAAAGACCTTCCGACGGCAAACAAAATTGCCGCTCAGGCGAAGAGCGATCCGGAGAACTTTGGTGCGCTGGCGGTCAAATACTCGATCGACGCCAGCGCGAGCGCCAACGGCATGATCCCTCCGATCCATCATCACATGGGCGACGAGCAGATCGAGCAATGGGCATTCCATTTGCGGCCAAGCGAGGTGTCCGATCCGATTCAGTTTCGCGGGCAGTTTGCAATCCTCAAGTGCGACGGCCGAATGCCGCCGTCGAACGTACGGTTCGAGGATGTTCGCGGCAAGCTGACCGAGGCACTCCGCGACCGCAAGCTGCACACCGCCGCCGCGGACGTCTTCAAGCAGCTTCAATCGAAGGCCGTCGTGCAGAATGTCCTCAACGATTCGGTGAAAAGCCAGGAAATGCCCGGCGTGGCGGCGATCATCAACGACCGGAAGATCACGCTTCGCGAATTGGCTGAGGAGTGCATCGACCGGCACGGCACGGAGGTGCTCGAAGGCACGATCAACCACAAGCTGCTCGAACAAGCGCTCCGCAACAAGCGCATCACGATCGGCGACGATGATCTGAATGCCGAGATTGCCCGAGCCGCGCTGGCGATGGGCAAGCTCGACAAGCAAAAGCGGCCCGACGTGAACGCCTGGATCGAGGCGGTCACAAAAGAGCAGGGGATCACCGTCGAGACGTACTATCACGACGCCGTTTGGCCCTCGGTGGCGCTCAAGAAGCTGGTGGGCGACGTGCAAGTGAATCAGGAAGACATGCAGCGCGGGTTCACGGCCAATTACGGCCCCCGAGTGCGTTGCCGAGTGATCATGCTGGCGAATGAGCGGAAGGCGCAAGAAGTTTGGGAACTGGCACGAGCCGAGCTGCAGAAGCAGCATCCCGATCCTGAGTTTTTCGGAAAGCTGGCCGAGCAATACTCGATCGACCCCAGCCGCACGCTCCAAGGACGCGTCCCGCCGATTCAGCGCTACGGCGGCATGACGCAGCTCGAGGACGAAGCGTTCAAGCTCAAGGCGGGCGACCTGTCGAGCATCATCACCCTCGGCGACAAGTGCGTCATTCTCTTCTGCGAGGGCTACACCGAGCCGCAGAAGGTGGAAATGGCCGACGTTCGCGATCTGCTGTTCGAGGACATCCACGAAAAGAAGATCCGCCTCGCCATGGCCGACGAGTTCAACCGCCTCCGCGATTCGGCCCAGATCGATAACTTCCTGGCCGGAACGTCGCAAAGCCCGAAGCACCCCGGCGCCGCCGGCCACGGCACGAAGGACGCCGAGTCCGCGATGAATTCGGACCGAGCGGGCTCGGCGGGACGGAAATAGCGAGGCAATCGCGATCGCATGTTTTTCTCCGGTGCAGAGCGGAATCTGCGACCCCGGCCGATTTGACTACCTCGTTGCCCATCGCTAGTTACAATGATAGCGATGCGACCTCGCTGGAACTGATGCTGTGCCGACCATTCCGGGAATTCCCGGTCCTTATCGGTTCTTTTTCTATAGTTTCGACTGCAATGAACCTCGCCACGTTCATGTGCCGCGAGATCGAAAGACCTGTAAGTTCTGGCTGAGCCCGATCTCTTTGGCATCAAACGGCCGTCTCAACGCCACGGAATTGAATCGCATTCGAGGCATAATTGTCGACGATTTGGATCAAATCATCGAGGCTTGGGATGAACACTGCGGCGAGTGGCGACCCTAGGATACAGCGCGTCGAAGTGAGCGACGAGTTGATTACCGCACAGTTGACCGACGGGCGCGTTATCAGCGTGCCTCTGGCATGGTCATGGCGCCTGTCAAATGCCACTCCGGACCAGCGCCGCAAGTTCGAGATCCTCGGCGACGGAGAGGGTGTCCATTGGCCGGATATCGACGAGGACATCAGCGCTCATGGGATGCTGTCTGGAGCACCCGCTCGGCCGCCGAAGCAAACCGCTTGAAGGGGCCGCTCCCAATCACCGGGATGCGCAGAGTTGATTGCGGATTCGTAATGCTGCAATCCGCAAAAGGTGCATAGCAGTTGACGCGCGCCGAATGGCTACTTCGCGCGCTTTTCGGTAGGGTCATCGATCTGGAACAATCGCCGGAACGCTTCGCCCGCCTTGACTTTGCCTTCGCGCACAGACTTGATCTGTTCGTCGAGATCGTTCTGGAGCTTTTCGCGTTTCACTTGTTCTTCGCGGGCCTGTTTTCGCACGCGATCCACATACTCACCGAGCGGGACTAATGCCCCGCAGAGCATCAAGACCAGCGGCGAAAGAGCGCTCAGCTTCCAGCCGTAGGAGTTCCCCGAAGGCGCCATTGGGGTCGCATCGCGAAACGCGATGGACGATTGCGCTGAATCAGCGGACTCGCCGAGTGCCGAATCGACTTGTGCCGCAATTGTCCACCCAGAAATCCGCTCGCTGCCCTTCGTTAAAACGTGGACGTGCGGGGGAAAGAGCGTTCTCTTCAAGAGCCAAACAAACGAGAGCAAGAACGGAACGGCACCGATCATAAAGAGTTTGAAAGGTCCCAACCAAACCAACTGTCTTACCAACCAATCCTGTTCAGTCTTTCCAATCGGCGGCGGCGGCGGATGGGCTGTCCAATACGCGGATGCCCACGCAGCGGATGTGACCAACAACAGAACAATGGATACAACGATCCAGGGACCCGCTGTAGCTCGAACAAGGCCGACCTCGTGCCTTTCGGATAAAAAGTACACGCCGTTGTATTCCTCCAAGGCATTGAGGAACACTTTCCGTGCCACACGGGATCGAAACTCCGTTGACCGTCGTTGCTCTTTCCCATTTGCCGTGTAACAAATTGCAAGCCCGATTGCGTCTGCTTCGGGTAGCTCGATCGAGTCAATCGTGTCGAGCCAAATCAGCCTGCTTGAGGAGATTCCGGGATCCCTGCCTTGAGAAAGGCTTTCTTTAATTGCGGACCATTGACGCGCATCATCGGACAACGAAATGTAAACGGCCCTCTCGAAAAGCAATGTAACGCACGAAATGAGACGCCTCGACGACACGCATTCGAGTTTCAACCGGCCGGGCGACCGCTCCGAATCGGATATTTCGCCCTCTCCGATCGGCCGCGGCAGCCGCCTGAATCGGCCGGCCGCAACCGCCGCGCTGACGAGCGCGCCTGCAATCGATCCGGGAAGTGTCAGATACTCCGAGACAAAGCCAGCGCATGCGCCGACGGCGCCGCCCGCTAACGCTCCGAAAAGAGTTGGCAATGGCTTGCCCTTCTCAATATGCTCGGTGAGCGGTTTCACGATTTCTGCAATGATCGTGTAACCGGCGGACATGCGATTCACTGTGACAGGAGTTAGGGGTTTTTTCTAGCGGCAAACAACCAAGGCGAGGGGCAGATAAGCTTGTGCTGCCATGAGCGGCTTAAGTTGGCAGAGCGGCAACGGCACCGACAACTTACGTCGAATTATAATGTTTGAGGCGGATGAATTAAATCACTTTAGGCACCCAGCGATCGCAGGAGCAGCGCTGCGGCGAGCGCGCCGAGGATCGGCCCGATCACCGGCACCCAGGCATAGCTCCAGTCGGAGCCCCCTTTGCCGGCGATGGGCAGCAGGGCATGCGCGCAGCGCGGGCCAAGGTCGCGGGCTGGGTTGATCGCGTAGCCGGTCGGGCCTCCCAGACTCAAGCCAATCCCCCAGACCAGCGCCCCACCCACGGGCGCGACGAAGCCCCGGCCGATCTCTTTCTCGATGATCGCGGCGCCGACGAATACCAGCGTGAACGTGGCGATCGCCTCGCTCAGAAAGTTCATGAGCGGGCGGCGAATCGCCGGGGCGGTGCAGAAAACCGCCAGCTTCAGGCTGCGGTCGGTCGTCTCGCACCAGTGCGGCAGGTAATGAAGCCACACCAGCACGGCGCCAGTGAACGCGCCGAGGAACTCGCCGGCAACATAAAGCGGCACGGCGGACGCCTTCAAGTCGCCGAGCACTAGCGCCGCCAGTGGGCCAACCGGGTTGATGAAGCCCGGCGCGCCGAACTTGCGGGCCGTGAATACGCCCCCCATCACAGCAAACGCCCAGCCGGCGGTAATCGCGATCCAGCCGGCATTTTGCGCCTTCGACCGGTTCAATAACACCCCGGCAACGACCCCGTCGCCAAGCAGAATCAGCACCATCGTGCCAAGGAACTCGCCCAGAAATCCGTCCACGCCCGCCTCCGTGAAGTGGATCCCAAAACCTGCTTCCGAATGAGGCACCACTATCGTTTCGGACAACGGGCGAGTCAAGAGCTTGAATTCAGCGCTATTTGGCCAACTGGGGATGGTTGACCGTAATCCAGTTTTCAACGACGGTCTGCAAGTCGCCAGCGCGCCGTACTATCTCGTCGGCGTCGGCGTCCGAGGCGACGAAGGCACGGTCATAATCAATCTCATAGCGCTTGCGGCGGGCAACTTCAAAATATCGCCCCAAAGCACTGGCGCTGGGCCCGAGGACGAGCGGCAGTACCTCGAATGCCGTTTTGTGATGCCCGCCGCCTTTGGGATCGAGGCGATAGCCAGCGCAGGCGATCGCCATTTTGGCAAGCAACAACGCGGCGCCGTAAGCGGTCGTAAATCGCGTATCGGGTGAAATGCTGGTCGAGGCTGCGTCTTTAAGCTTTATTTCGACGGCCGCGCGCAGGTCGTCGAGTTCGGGCTTGCTGGTCCGATGCGGCTTGACTCGCCTCTCCGCGAGCAATCGTTTCCAGGTCATGGGCCGAGCCGATTACAAGAATCTTAGCGGGCTCGTTTACGACGCTCCGGATGAAATGATGCCCGGCTTTGAACTTTCTGGCAAGCTCTCCGGGCGCATAGATGGTTGGATTTACGGGTCTGCCCAGGTCGCGTTCTGCGCGCCTTAGAGCTGGCAGCAAGTCCGATATAGTCAAATCACCGATGACCATGAGATCCAAGTCGCTCTCGGCGACCTCAGTGCCGCGGGCGACGGATCCGTAAATAAAGGCACACTGGATTTTCGAGCGGACCGAGTGGAGCGCCTTTCGCAGCACGACCGGTGCGCCCGTCAGTTTCCGCAACAGGCCTGCCAGCTCCGGCAGGAAGGGACAGATCGGGTTCGCTTGGAAATACGTTTGTCGCCCTTCCACTCGCCGGCTGAGAATGCCAGCTTCGGCCAAGGCGGCAAGCTCGCGATGGAGGTGCGACGGGGCAGCCCTTAAATGGCGAGCCAACTGGCTCAAGTACCACACCTTCTGCGGGTGCAGCAGCATCGCTCCCAGCACCTCGCGGCGCAAACCAGAAAACAGGACTTCCGCGGCGTTCTTTCTCATTGAGAGAAAGTATATTCCTACTTTGAGAACAAGTCGATCGACAACGATTTCAAACGGGCTTCTAGCGATTAAGCCCAGCTCGGTCTGCATCACTTGGCGCTTTCCGCCGCGATCGGCGGCGAGCGAAGCTCGAAGGAATCGATCGAGACGTCGATCTCGCCGGCTTGGGGGTTGCCGCCGTTTTTGGCCAGGAAGCCGATGTATTTCGGTGGGTGCTTGCCCCAGGGGCGCGAGCCGGCCACGGTGAATTCGTGGCCATCGGTGCTAAAGGCACACTCGTAATCGGTCCAGCTCCGGCTCACGCGCAGCCAGAATC
It includes:
- a CDS encoding GYF domain-containing protein: MPIELSCPGCNARLRLPDNAAGRQAQCPKCQTTFLAAASATAGDVTSAAASAASSTDRWTVKFSGGQSYGPVAKAQLDTWVNEGRVTGDCQLSREGQSGWLWARDVYPMLASARGAVTEPHVGQSPANPDEFKVADPTPAQPYSASPNPANPAAGANPYSSPTSANPGYYGQSGNYLKPHRGGLILTLGILGIVLCHFLGIPAWIMGSTDLKEIRAGRMDPAGQGLTQAGKILGIIACVLMMISVVFIAIAIPLAAVRHGR
- a CDS encoding deoxyribonuclease IV; the protein is MPILGAHQSIAGGYYRAAEIARQCGCDAVQVFTKNNNQWRAKEITDDDVARFRAGMEEAKLAHPLSHDSYLINLAAPDEELWRKSVEAYIVELQRAERLGIPYVVTHPGSYTSSSEDAGLARIVQALDEVHRQTRGLCVKTLLENTAGQGTNLGWQFEQLATILAGVKDPDRIGVCIDTCHLFAAGYPLGTPKEYKATFKQLDNLVGLKLVKAFHLNDSKRELGSRVDRHEHIGKGHLGLDAFRLLLNDPRFQKIPMYLETPKEADGENRGIELDSMNLATLRGLVESPG
- the rpsB gene encoding 30S ribosomal protein S2, which produces MPSVSAKELIEAGVHFGHRASRWNPRMRPYIFGRRNLIHIIDVRETIRGLLRAKKYLKQVAAGGSLVLFVGTKRQAAETIQREASRCGMPFVNDRWLGGTLTNFRTIRSRLSRLEELEKLMASEDFATYSKKMQSALKREFRKMYRNLNGIRTMNRAPDCMVIIDPKKEKNSVSEARKIGVSTVSLIDTDCDPDLIDLPIPGNDDSIRSIELIVQQLADAVLDGKAEAATMGHGKAEASGASAKDKDAASQANGAPVEVAQTATA
- the tsf gene encoding translation elongation factor Ts; this encodes MPEISAAAVKGLRERTGLPMMECKRALQETGGDEAAAVDWLRKQGIKTQETRLGRDTSAGRIAVFADVAQDTGAMIELFCESAPVSNSPDFRQLAMDLAKQLATGPGAATAEELLAQPSPSKPGITLAQQKDELFNRMREVVKVGRIERFKAPSGGYAHHDGSIGALVEVSGGENDTAKDVAMHVAAQKPKVVAKEHLDPAEIDKERDILSVAARKEGKPENIIAKMVEGRLRNFFGEKVLLEQPFVKDDKQTVGQMAKKSGMEIKRFVRWELGKE
- the pyrH gene encoding UMP kinase, producing MSADDSLPPRYRRVVLKLSGESFCHAGERGISMDEVVHLARQTVQAAKRGVQIAIVMGGGNILRGAQFTAGNASIQEATAHYMGMLATVINGLALQDALESLGCETRLLTAIRMDGVAEPYIRRRARRHLEKGRIVLLAAGTGSPFVTTDTAAAQRALELEADILLKATRVDGVFSDDPEKNPHAILYRELTYQAVREQNLRVMDPTAIAQCMEHNMPILVFNFKKERNIERAVNGERVGTIIGARD
- the frr gene encoding ribosome recycling factor, translating into MPADEILLDAEERMEKAVDVFKHSLAGIRTGRANPGLVDSLRVEVYGAATPIKSVAQVGAPEPTQIVIRPFDPATIKDIEKAIRSSDLGLNPQNDGRVIRINIPPLSTDVRRKLVARIKDLGEEAKVSIRNVRRDGNKLADQEQKDKVLTEDDRDALKDEIQELTKKYEAKVADLAKAKESEVMEN
- a CDS encoding peptidylprolyl isomerase — translated: MVRKDAAGSASRWGRWKSRLSVAAGAMAVIVACIAIRAIRGPQIANAKDPAAGRSTGAVQQASATTQAAPQKPQVVAVVNGEDVGRQELAQECLVHYGKEVLEAMVNKYLIVQFCQQQNVTVNKQEVNDEIDRMARKFSLTVDQWLKMLQQERGITADQYANDIVWPTLALKKLAADRLKPTQQELQDAFDMQYGEAVKARIIITKDLPTANKIAAQAKSDPENFGALAVKYSIDASASANGMIPPIHHHMGDEQIEQWAFHLRPSEVSDPIQFRGQFAILKCDGRMPPSNVRFEDVRGKLTEALRDRKLHTAAADVFKQLQSKAVVQNVLNDSVKSQEMPGVAAIINDRKITLRELAEECIDRHGTEVLEGTINHKLLEQALRNKRITIGDDDLNAEIARAALAMGKLDKQKRPDVNAWIEAVTKEQGITVETYYHDAVWPSVALKKLVGDVQVNQEDMQRGFTANYGPRVRCRVIMLANERKAQEVWELARAELQKQHPDPEFFGKLAEQYSIDPSRTLQGRVPPIQRYGGMTQLEDEAFKLKAGDLSSIITLGDKCVILFCEGYTEPQKVEMADVRDLLFEDIHEKKIRLAMADEFNRLRDSAQIDNFLAGTSQSPKHPGAAGHGTKDAESAMNSDRAGSAGRK
- a CDS encoding DUF4160 domain-containing protein, with translation MPTIPGIPGPYRFFFYSFDCNEPRHVHVPRDRKTCKFWLSPISLASNGRLNATELNRIRGIIVDDLDQIIEAWDEHCGEWRP
- a CDS encoding DUF2442 domain-containing protein, yielding MNTAASGDPRIQRVEVSDELITAQLTDGRVISVPLAWSWRLSNATPDQRRKFEILGDGEGVHWPDIDEDISAHGMLSGAPARPPKQTA
- a CDS encoding MIP/aquaporin family protein, which produces MDGFLGEFLGTMVLILLGDGVVAGVLLNRSKAQNAGWIAITAGWAFAVMGGVFTARKFGAPGFINPVGPLAALVLGDLKASAVPLYVAGEFLGAFTGAVLVWLHYLPHWCETTDRSLKLAVFCTAPAIRRPLMNFLSEAIATFTLVFVGAAIIEKEIGRGFVAPVGGALVWGIGLSLGGPTGYAINPARDLGPRCAHALLPIAGKGGSDWSYAWVPVIGPILGALAAALLLRSLGA